Below is a window of Terriglobia bacterium DNA.
CTGGCGCGCGTGGTGGACCGCACGCGTGCACTGGTGAAAGACCTGCATGGCGCGGAGATTGATGCTGCCACGCGGACGTTGTGGGTAAGCCATCTGGGACGGCTGGAAAAACGCGGCGCCCTGCTGGTGCGCGCGATGAGTTTCTTTTACGGCGCTATTGGCTGTTTTGCGGCGGCCAGTGTGGTTTCAATCCTAGGCGCGAGCGTAGTATCCACAAAATACAGATGGCCTTTTGAAGCCATTGTGGTCATCAGCTTTGTCCTGGGGACAGTCGGCTTCGTGGGCTTGGCCGTGGGCTGTTCATTACTGGTAAATGAAACGCGTCTCGCCTTGCGATCGATTTATGAAGAAGCGGAGCTGGCGCGAAGCTGGTTCAAGTAGCGCGCCGGTCAGTTGCTGCCTGCGGCGGCCATCTTCATCTTTTGCAATTCTTGCCGATCGGCCGTGGCCGGACAGTTTTCCCGCAGCTTGCTGTAATAGCTTTTCGCTTTGCTGGCATCACCGGCCATTTGTGCGGCGACGGCTGCGCCGTAGAGATCGTTAAACCGATTGGGTGATATTTTCAGC
It encodes the following:
- a CDS encoding DUF2721 domain-containing protein; this translates as MLTPVSDSPFAVLTLIAAPAVFTNASSVLALGTGNRLARVVDRTRALVKDLHGAEIDAATRTLWVSHLGRLEKRGALLVRAMSFFYGAIGCFAAASVVSILGASVVSTKYRWPFEAIVVISFVLGTVGFVGLAVGCSLLVNETRLALRSIYEEAELARSWFK